Proteins found in one Epinephelus fuscoguttatus linkage group LG4, E.fuscoguttatus.final_Chr_v1 genomic segment:
- the fgd4a gene encoding FYVE, RhoGEF and PH domain-containing protein 4a isoform X5: MEEGEGGGGGGGRAGGRGAMNREKVREKHSKVSDLISRFEENSSSTETKRDGSPLKQISKSSNCSPAHRAYQRQTETSGTQENHSSTPTSPQDAHKPAANGVVAQMEQDKDKDKDKDKDKEDKQERSNESVRIETAGLVNGDMGCESTEQSDDQSPPHTDRTETESHTENEDSGTKIESEHGNEEGSTDQKETNEQKLFKIANELLHTERAYVARLNLLDQVFCTKLMEEANKGTFPVDVVKNIFSNIASIHTFHSQFLLPSLEKRMGEWTSTPRLGDILQKLTPFLKMYAEYVKNFDKAMELLKQWTDRSPQFKAIIQEIQSQEVCGCLTLQHHMLEPVQRVPRYEMLLKDYLKKLPQDDPDRRDSEKSLEIIATAATHSNSAIRKSENLKKLMEIYEMLGEEEDIVNPSNELIKEGHILKLAARNTSAMERYLFLFNNMLLYCVPKFSLGGAKYTVRTRIGIDSMKVLETTNEDYPHTFQVSGKERMLELQASSEQDKAGWIKAFQETIEIYQQKNESFKNALKEMEQVSNAELGKRAPRWIRDNEVTMCMKCKEPFNALTRRRHHCRACGYVVCYKCSENKVALEYDGNKLNKVCRDCFSILTGERVAEGKKKGILEIEAAQFSGSSIMCGFLQYCEKNKPWQKVWCVIPEKECLVLYLYGAPQDVKAQSTIPLLGYCVDDSARPTDPPASFRLSQSKSIHNFAAETEELKQRWLKVIRVAVLGEMPECPQTNDGNANMMDNNNTQEAGNDSS; this comes from the exons atggaggagggagaaggaggaggaggaggaggtgggagagCAGGGGGAAGAGGGGCTATGAACCGGGAGAAAGTCAGGGAGAAACACTCCAAAGTCTCAGACCTCATCAGCCGCTTTGAGGAGAACAG cagcagcacagagaccaAGAGAGACGGCTCGCCGCTCAAACAGATCAGCAAGTCGTCCAACTGCAGCCCAGCTCACCGCGCCTaccagaggcagacagagaccAGCGGGACTCAGGAGAACCACTCCTCCACGCCAACGTCGCCGCAGGATGCCCACAAACCGGCGGCCAACGGGGTGGTAGCTCAGATGgagcaggacaaggacaaggaCAAGGACAAGGACAAGGACAAGGAGGACAAACAGGAGAGGAGCAATGAAAGTGTGAGGATAGAGACTGCCGGGCTGGTGAACGGAGATATGGGGTGCGAGAGCACAGAACAGAGTGATGATCAGTcacctccacacacagacaggactgAGACAGAAAGCCACACTGAGAACGAGGACAGTGGGACTAAAATAGAAAGTGAGCATGGGAATGAAGAAGGGAGCACCGACCAGAAG GAGACAAATGAACAGAAGCTGTTTAAGATCGCCAACGAGCTCTTGCACACGGAGAGGGCCTACGTTGCACGACTTAACCTGCTGGACCAG GTATTCTGTACTAAGCTAATGGAGGAGGCAAATAAAGGAACGTTCCCTGTGGACGTGGTGAAGAACATCTTCTCCAACATCGCCTCCATCCACACCTTTCACAGCCAGTTTCTGCTTCCGAGCCTGGAGAAACGCATGGGAGAATG GACGTCCACACCTCGCCTCGGAGACATTCTGCAGAAACTCACACCCTTCCTCAAGATGTACGCAGAGTACGTGAAGAATTTCGACAAGGCCATGGAGCTGCTGAAACAGTGGACCGATCGTTCGCCACAATTCAAGGCCATCATTCAGGAGATTCAG AGTCAAGAGGTCTGCGGCTGCCTGACGCTCCAGCATCACATGTTGGAGCCCGTGCAGAGAGTCCCTCGCTACGAGATGCTGCTTAAAGACTATTTGAAGAAGCTGCCTCAGGACGATCCTGACCGACGAGATTCAGAGA aatCATTAGAAATTATCGCCACAGCGGCTACTCACTCCAACAGTGCCATACGGAAATCT GAGAATCTAAAGAAGCTGATGGAGATTTACGAGATGCTGGGCGAGGAGGAGGACATTGTTAACCCCTCTAATGAGTTAATCAAAGAGGGACACATCCTGAAGCTGGCGGCCAGGAACACGTCGGCCATGGAGCGGTACCTCTTTCTG TTCAACAACATGCTGCTGTACTGCGTGCCCAAATTCAGTCTGGGAGGGGCAAAGTACACGGTGAGGACCCGGATCGGCATCGACAGCATGAAGGTCCTGGAAACCACCAACGAGGACTACCCTCATACCTTCCAGGTGTCAGGGAAGGAGAGGATGCTGGAGCTACAGGCCAG CTCGGAGCAGGACAAGGCAGGCTGGATTAAG GCTTTCCAGGAGACCATCGAGATCTACCAGCAGAAAAACGAGTCCTTCAAGAACGCACTGAAAGAAATGGAGCAAGTGTCG aATGCAGAGTTAGGGAAGCGTGCCCCTCGCTGGATCCGCGACAACGAAGTGACGATGTGTATGAAGTGTAAAGAGCCTTTCAACGCTCTGACGCGGCGGAGACACCACTGCAGAGCCTGCGGCTAT GTGGTGTGCTATAAATGTTCAGAAAACAAGGTGGCGCTCGAATACGACGGCAACAAGTTGAACAAAGTCTGCAGAGACTGCTTCTCCATCCTGACCGGAGAGAGGGTAGCTGAGGGCAAGAAGAAGGGCATCCTGGAG ATCGAGGCGGCTCAGTTCAGCGGCAGCAGCATCATGTGTGGCTTCCTGCAGTACTGTGAGAAGAACAAACCTTGGCAGAAGGTGTGGTGTGTCATCCCAGAGAAGGAGTGCCTGGTGCTGTATCTCTACGGAGCTCCGCAG GATGTGAAGGCCCAGTCGACTATCCCCCTCCTGGGCTACTGTGTGGATGACAGCGCCCGGCCCACAGACCCCCCTGCCAGCTTCCGCCTCTCTCAGTCCAAGTCCATCCACAATTTCGCTGCTGAAACTGAAGAGCTTAAGCAGCGCTGGCTCAAAGTCATTCGAGTGGCAGTGCTGGGAGAGATGCCAGAGTGCCCTCAGACCAACGACGGCAATGCCAACATGatggacaacaacaacacacaagaGGCGGGTAACGATAGCTCATAA
- the fgd4a gene encoding FYVE, RhoGEF and PH domain-containing protein 4a isoform X7 yields MKRDLYRQGETQLLIQMWESCEMKPRRMSSTETKRDGSPLKQISKSSNCSPAHRAYQRQTETSGTQENHSSTPTSPQDAHKPAANGVVAQMEQDKDKDKDKDKDKEDKQERSNESVRIETAGLVNGDMGCESTEQSDDQSPPHTDRTETESHTENEDSGTKIESEHGNEEGSTDQKETNEQKLFKIANELLHTERAYVARLNLLDQVFCTKLMEEANKGTFPVDVVKNIFSNIASIHTFHSQFLLPSLEKRMGEWTSTPRLGDILQKLTPFLKMYAEYVKNFDKAMELLKQWTDRSPQFKAIIQEIQSQEVCGCLTLQHHMLEPVQRVPRYEMLLKDYLKKLPQDDPDRRDSEKSLEIIATAATHSNSAIRKSENLKKLMEIYEMLGEEEDIVNPSNELIKEGHILKLAARNTSAMERYLFLFNNMLLYCVPKFSLGGAKYTVRTRIGIDSMKVLETTNEDYPHTFQVSGKERMLELQASSEQDKAGWIKAFQETIEIYQQKNESFKNALKEMEQVSNAELGKRAPRWIRDNEVTMCMKCKEPFNALTRRRHHCRACGYVVCYKCSENKVALEYDGNKLNKVCRDCFSILTGERVAEGKKKGILEIEAAQFSGSSIMCGFLQYCEKNKPWQKVWCVIPEKECLVLYLYGAPQDVKAQSTIPLLGYCVDDSARPTDPPASFRLSQSKSIHNFAAETEELKQRWLKVIRVAVLGEMPECPQTNDGNANMMDNNNTQEAGNDSS; encoded by the exons ATGAAGAGAGATTTGTACAGGCAAGGGGAAACACAGCTCCTCATTCAGATGTGGGAGAGTTGTGAGATGAAGCCCAGGAGAATGAG cagcacagagaccaAGAGAGACGGCTCGCCGCTCAAACAGATCAGCAAGTCGTCCAACTGCAGCCCAGCTCACCGCGCCTaccagaggcagacagagaccAGCGGGACTCAGGAGAACCACTCCTCCACGCCAACGTCGCCGCAGGATGCCCACAAACCGGCGGCCAACGGGGTGGTAGCTCAGATGgagcaggacaaggacaaggaCAAGGACAAGGACAAGGACAAGGAGGACAAACAGGAGAGGAGCAATGAAAGTGTGAGGATAGAGACTGCCGGGCTGGTGAACGGAGATATGGGGTGCGAGAGCACAGAACAGAGTGATGATCAGTcacctccacacacagacaggactgAGACAGAAAGCCACACTGAGAACGAGGACAGTGGGACTAAAATAGAAAGTGAGCATGGGAATGAAGAAGGGAGCACCGACCAGAAG GAGACAAATGAACAGAAGCTGTTTAAGATCGCCAACGAGCTCTTGCACACGGAGAGGGCCTACGTTGCACGACTTAACCTGCTGGACCAG GTATTCTGTACTAAGCTAATGGAGGAGGCAAATAAAGGAACGTTCCCTGTGGACGTGGTGAAGAACATCTTCTCCAACATCGCCTCCATCCACACCTTTCACAGCCAGTTTCTGCTTCCGAGCCTGGAGAAACGCATGGGAGAATG GACGTCCACACCTCGCCTCGGAGACATTCTGCAGAAACTCACACCCTTCCTCAAGATGTACGCAGAGTACGTGAAGAATTTCGACAAGGCCATGGAGCTGCTGAAACAGTGGACCGATCGTTCGCCACAATTCAAGGCCATCATTCAGGAGATTCAG AGTCAAGAGGTCTGCGGCTGCCTGACGCTCCAGCATCACATGTTGGAGCCCGTGCAGAGAGTCCCTCGCTACGAGATGCTGCTTAAAGACTATTTGAAGAAGCTGCCTCAGGACGATCCTGACCGACGAGATTCAGAGA aatCATTAGAAATTATCGCCACAGCGGCTACTCACTCCAACAGTGCCATACGGAAATCT GAGAATCTAAAGAAGCTGATGGAGATTTACGAGATGCTGGGCGAGGAGGAGGACATTGTTAACCCCTCTAATGAGTTAATCAAAGAGGGACACATCCTGAAGCTGGCGGCCAGGAACACGTCGGCCATGGAGCGGTACCTCTTTCTG TTCAACAACATGCTGCTGTACTGCGTGCCCAAATTCAGTCTGGGAGGGGCAAAGTACACGGTGAGGACCCGGATCGGCATCGACAGCATGAAGGTCCTGGAAACCACCAACGAGGACTACCCTCATACCTTCCAGGTGTCAGGGAAGGAGAGGATGCTGGAGCTACAGGCCAG CTCGGAGCAGGACAAGGCAGGCTGGATTAAG GCTTTCCAGGAGACCATCGAGATCTACCAGCAGAAAAACGAGTCCTTCAAGAACGCACTGAAAGAAATGGAGCAAGTGTCG aATGCAGAGTTAGGGAAGCGTGCCCCTCGCTGGATCCGCGACAACGAAGTGACGATGTGTATGAAGTGTAAAGAGCCTTTCAACGCTCTGACGCGGCGGAGACACCACTGCAGAGCCTGCGGCTAT GTGGTGTGCTATAAATGTTCAGAAAACAAGGTGGCGCTCGAATACGACGGCAACAAGTTGAACAAAGTCTGCAGAGACTGCTTCTCCATCCTGACCGGAGAGAGGGTAGCTGAGGGCAAGAAGAAGGGCATCCTGGAG ATCGAGGCGGCTCAGTTCAGCGGCAGCAGCATCATGTGTGGCTTCCTGCAGTACTGTGAGAAGAACAAACCTTGGCAGAAGGTGTGGTGTGTCATCCCAGAGAAGGAGTGCCTGGTGCTGTATCTCTACGGAGCTCCGCAG GATGTGAAGGCCCAGTCGACTATCCCCCTCCTGGGCTACTGTGTGGATGACAGCGCCCGGCCCACAGACCCCCCTGCCAGCTTCCGCCTCTCTCAGTCCAAGTCCATCCACAATTTCGCTGCTGAAACTGAAGAGCTTAAGCAGCGCTGGCTCAAAGTCATTCGAGTGGCAGTGCTGGGAGAGATGCCAGAGTGCCCTCAGACCAACGACGGCAATGCCAACATGatggacaacaacaacacacaagaGGCGGGTAACGATAGCTCATAA
- the fgd4a gene encoding FYVE, RhoGEF and PH domain-containing protein 4a isoform X4: protein MDKHRVIDGPRKTQLYWRGMLLTEKKDKAGCFQSKTTDEACVAVKIEHSRALGSSPASKRSNSPSVQECLSRAGGGTSDRSRGGVNGRSFGSRPRLQSKPQVPPKPPHLQSPVTELTSPLGRFQKPPLKQGMEEGEGGGGGGGRAGGRGAMNREKVREKHSKVSDLISRFEENSSSTETKRDGSPLKQISKSSNCSPAHRAYQRQTETSGTQENHSSTPTSPQDAHKPAANGVVAQMEQDKDKDKDKDKDKEDKQERSNESVRIETAGLVNGDMGCESTEQSDDQSPPHTDRTETESHTENEDSGTKIESEHGNEEGSTDQKETNEQKLFKIANELLHTERAYVARLNLLDQVFCTKLMEEANKGTFPVDVVKNIFSNIASIHTFHSQFLLPSLEKRMGEWTSTPRLGDILQKLTPFLKMYAEYVKNFDKAMELLKQWTDRSPQFKAIIQEIQSQEVCGCLTLQHHMLEPVQRVPRYEMLLKDYLKKLPQDDPDRRDSEKSLEIIATAATHSNSAIRKSENLKKLMEIYEMLGEEEDIVNPSNELIKEGHILKLAARNTSAMERYLFLFNNMLLYCVPKFSLGGAKYTVRTRIGIDSMKVLETTNEDYPHTFQVSGKERMLELQASSEQDKAGWIKAFQETIEIYQQKNESFKNALKEMEQVSNAELGKRAPRWIRDNEVTMCMKCKEPFNALTRRRHHCRACGYVVCYKCSENKVALEYDGNKLNKVCRDCFSILTGERVAEGKKKGILEIEAAQFSGSSIMCGFLQYCEKNKPWQKVWCVIPEKECLVLYLYGAPQDVKAQSTIPLLGYCVDDSARPTDPPASFRLSQSKSIHNFAAETEELKQRWLKVIRVAVLGEMPECPQTNDGNANMMDNNNTQEAGNDSS, encoded by the exons CTCTAGGCAGTAGCCCGGCGAGCAAACGCAGCAACTCACCTAGCGTGCAGGAGTGTCTGAGTCGGGCGGGCGGCGGGACATCTGACAGGAGCAGGGGAGGGGTCAATGGAAGAAGCTTTGGCAGCAGGCCGCGGCTGCAGTCTAAACCACAAG TGCCTCCAAAGCCACCGCACCTCCAGAGCCCGGTGACGGAGCTCACGTCCCCACTGGGCCGCTTCCAGAAACCACCACTAAAGCAGGGcatggaggagggagaaggaggaggaggaggaggtgggagagCAGGGGGAAGAGGGGCTATGAACCGGGAGAAAGTCAGGGAGAAACACTCCAAAGTCTCAGACCTCATCAGCCGCTTTGAGGAGAACAG cagcagcacagagaccaAGAGAGACGGCTCGCCGCTCAAACAGATCAGCAAGTCGTCCAACTGCAGCCCAGCTCACCGCGCCTaccagaggcagacagagaccAGCGGGACTCAGGAGAACCACTCCTCCACGCCAACGTCGCCGCAGGATGCCCACAAACCGGCGGCCAACGGGGTGGTAGCTCAGATGgagcaggacaaggacaaggaCAAGGACAAGGACAAGGACAAGGAGGACAAACAGGAGAGGAGCAATGAAAGTGTGAGGATAGAGACTGCCGGGCTGGTGAACGGAGATATGGGGTGCGAGAGCACAGAACAGAGTGATGATCAGTcacctccacacacagacaggactgAGACAGAAAGCCACACTGAGAACGAGGACAGTGGGACTAAAATAGAAAGTGAGCATGGGAATGAAGAAGGGAGCACCGACCAGAAG GAGACAAATGAACAGAAGCTGTTTAAGATCGCCAACGAGCTCTTGCACACGGAGAGGGCCTACGTTGCACGACTTAACCTGCTGGACCAG GTATTCTGTACTAAGCTAATGGAGGAGGCAAATAAAGGAACGTTCCCTGTGGACGTGGTGAAGAACATCTTCTCCAACATCGCCTCCATCCACACCTTTCACAGCCAGTTTCTGCTTCCGAGCCTGGAGAAACGCATGGGAGAATG GACGTCCACACCTCGCCTCGGAGACATTCTGCAGAAACTCACACCCTTCCTCAAGATGTACGCAGAGTACGTGAAGAATTTCGACAAGGCCATGGAGCTGCTGAAACAGTGGACCGATCGTTCGCCACAATTCAAGGCCATCATTCAGGAGATTCAG AGTCAAGAGGTCTGCGGCTGCCTGACGCTCCAGCATCACATGTTGGAGCCCGTGCAGAGAGTCCCTCGCTACGAGATGCTGCTTAAAGACTATTTGAAGAAGCTGCCTCAGGACGATCCTGACCGACGAGATTCAGAGA aatCATTAGAAATTATCGCCACAGCGGCTACTCACTCCAACAGTGCCATACGGAAATCT GAGAATCTAAAGAAGCTGATGGAGATTTACGAGATGCTGGGCGAGGAGGAGGACATTGTTAACCCCTCTAATGAGTTAATCAAAGAGGGACACATCCTGAAGCTGGCGGCCAGGAACACGTCGGCCATGGAGCGGTACCTCTTTCTG TTCAACAACATGCTGCTGTACTGCGTGCCCAAATTCAGTCTGGGAGGGGCAAAGTACACGGTGAGGACCCGGATCGGCATCGACAGCATGAAGGTCCTGGAAACCACCAACGAGGACTACCCTCATACCTTCCAGGTGTCAGGGAAGGAGAGGATGCTGGAGCTACAGGCCAG CTCGGAGCAGGACAAGGCAGGCTGGATTAAG GCTTTCCAGGAGACCATCGAGATCTACCAGCAGAAAAACGAGTCCTTCAAGAACGCACTGAAAGAAATGGAGCAAGTGTCG aATGCAGAGTTAGGGAAGCGTGCCCCTCGCTGGATCCGCGACAACGAAGTGACGATGTGTATGAAGTGTAAAGAGCCTTTCAACGCTCTGACGCGGCGGAGACACCACTGCAGAGCCTGCGGCTAT GTGGTGTGCTATAAATGTTCAGAAAACAAGGTGGCGCTCGAATACGACGGCAACAAGTTGAACAAAGTCTGCAGAGACTGCTTCTCCATCCTGACCGGAGAGAGGGTAGCTGAGGGCAAGAAGAAGGGCATCCTGGAG ATCGAGGCGGCTCAGTTCAGCGGCAGCAGCATCATGTGTGGCTTCCTGCAGTACTGTGAGAAGAACAAACCTTGGCAGAAGGTGTGGTGTGTCATCCCAGAGAAGGAGTGCCTGGTGCTGTATCTCTACGGAGCTCCGCAG GATGTGAAGGCCCAGTCGACTATCCCCCTCCTGGGCTACTGTGTGGATGACAGCGCCCGGCCCACAGACCCCCCTGCCAGCTTCCGCCTCTCTCAGTCCAAGTCCATCCACAATTTCGCTGCTGAAACTGAAGAGCTTAAGCAGCGCTGGCTCAAAGTCATTCGAGTGGCAGTGCTGGGAGAGATGCCAGAGTGCCCTCAGACCAACGACGGCAATGCCAACATGatggacaacaacaacacacaagaGGCGGGTAACGATAGCTCATAA
- the fgd4a gene encoding FYVE, RhoGEF and PH domain-containing protein 4a isoform X6, producing the protein MKRDLYRQGETQLLIQMWESCEMKPRRMSSSTETKRDGSPLKQISKSSNCSPAHRAYQRQTETSGTQENHSSTPTSPQDAHKPAANGVVAQMEQDKDKDKDKDKDKEDKQERSNESVRIETAGLVNGDMGCESTEQSDDQSPPHTDRTETESHTENEDSGTKIESEHGNEEGSTDQKETNEQKLFKIANELLHTERAYVARLNLLDQVFCTKLMEEANKGTFPVDVVKNIFSNIASIHTFHSQFLLPSLEKRMGEWTSTPRLGDILQKLTPFLKMYAEYVKNFDKAMELLKQWTDRSPQFKAIIQEIQSQEVCGCLTLQHHMLEPVQRVPRYEMLLKDYLKKLPQDDPDRRDSEKSLEIIATAATHSNSAIRKSENLKKLMEIYEMLGEEEDIVNPSNELIKEGHILKLAARNTSAMERYLFLFNNMLLYCVPKFSLGGAKYTVRTRIGIDSMKVLETTNEDYPHTFQVSGKERMLELQASSEQDKAGWIKAFQETIEIYQQKNESFKNALKEMEQVSNAELGKRAPRWIRDNEVTMCMKCKEPFNALTRRRHHCRACGYVVCYKCSENKVALEYDGNKLNKVCRDCFSILTGERVAEGKKKGILEIEAAQFSGSSIMCGFLQYCEKNKPWQKVWCVIPEKECLVLYLYGAPQDVKAQSTIPLLGYCVDDSARPTDPPASFRLSQSKSIHNFAAETEELKQRWLKVIRVAVLGEMPECPQTNDGNANMMDNNNTQEAGNDSS; encoded by the exons ATGAAGAGAGATTTGTACAGGCAAGGGGAAACACAGCTCCTCATTCAGATGTGGGAGAGTTGTGAGATGAAGCCCAGGAGAATGAG cagcagcacagagaccaAGAGAGACGGCTCGCCGCTCAAACAGATCAGCAAGTCGTCCAACTGCAGCCCAGCTCACCGCGCCTaccagaggcagacagagaccAGCGGGACTCAGGAGAACCACTCCTCCACGCCAACGTCGCCGCAGGATGCCCACAAACCGGCGGCCAACGGGGTGGTAGCTCAGATGgagcaggacaaggacaaggaCAAGGACAAGGACAAGGACAAGGAGGACAAACAGGAGAGGAGCAATGAAAGTGTGAGGATAGAGACTGCCGGGCTGGTGAACGGAGATATGGGGTGCGAGAGCACAGAACAGAGTGATGATCAGTcacctccacacacagacaggactgAGACAGAAAGCCACACTGAGAACGAGGACAGTGGGACTAAAATAGAAAGTGAGCATGGGAATGAAGAAGGGAGCACCGACCAGAAG GAGACAAATGAACAGAAGCTGTTTAAGATCGCCAACGAGCTCTTGCACACGGAGAGGGCCTACGTTGCACGACTTAACCTGCTGGACCAG GTATTCTGTACTAAGCTAATGGAGGAGGCAAATAAAGGAACGTTCCCTGTGGACGTGGTGAAGAACATCTTCTCCAACATCGCCTCCATCCACACCTTTCACAGCCAGTTTCTGCTTCCGAGCCTGGAGAAACGCATGGGAGAATG GACGTCCACACCTCGCCTCGGAGACATTCTGCAGAAACTCACACCCTTCCTCAAGATGTACGCAGAGTACGTGAAGAATTTCGACAAGGCCATGGAGCTGCTGAAACAGTGGACCGATCGTTCGCCACAATTCAAGGCCATCATTCAGGAGATTCAG AGTCAAGAGGTCTGCGGCTGCCTGACGCTCCAGCATCACATGTTGGAGCCCGTGCAGAGAGTCCCTCGCTACGAGATGCTGCTTAAAGACTATTTGAAGAAGCTGCCTCAGGACGATCCTGACCGACGAGATTCAGAGA aatCATTAGAAATTATCGCCACAGCGGCTACTCACTCCAACAGTGCCATACGGAAATCT GAGAATCTAAAGAAGCTGATGGAGATTTACGAGATGCTGGGCGAGGAGGAGGACATTGTTAACCCCTCTAATGAGTTAATCAAAGAGGGACACATCCTGAAGCTGGCGGCCAGGAACACGTCGGCCATGGAGCGGTACCTCTTTCTG TTCAACAACATGCTGCTGTACTGCGTGCCCAAATTCAGTCTGGGAGGGGCAAAGTACACGGTGAGGACCCGGATCGGCATCGACAGCATGAAGGTCCTGGAAACCACCAACGAGGACTACCCTCATACCTTCCAGGTGTCAGGGAAGGAGAGGATGCTGGAGCTACAGGCCAG CTCGGAGCAGGACAAGGCAGGCTGGATTAAG GCTTTCCAGGAGACCATCGAGATCTACCAGCAGAAAAACGAGTCCTTCAAGAACGCACTGAAAGAAATGGAGCAAGTGTCG aATGCAGAGTTAGGGAAGCGTGCCCCTCGCTGGATCCGCGACAACGAAGTGACGATGTGTATGAAGTGTAAAGAGCCTTTCAACGCTCTGACGCGGCGGAGACACCACTGCAGAGCCTGCGGCTAT GTGGTGTGCTATAAATGTTCAGAAAACAAGGTGGCGCTCGAATACGACGGCAACAAGTTGAACAAAGTCTGCAGAGACTGCTTCTCCATCCTGACCGGAGAGAGGGTAGCTGAGGGCAAGAAGAAGGGCATCCTGGAG ATCGAGGCGGCTCAGTTCAGCGGCAGCAGCATCATGTGTGGCTTCCTGCAGTACTGTGAGAAGAACAAACCTTGGCAGAAGGTGTGGTGTGTCATCCCAGAGAAGGAGTGCCTGGTGCTGTATCTCTACGGAGCTCCGCAG GATGTGAAGGCCCAGTCGACTATCCCCCTCCTGGGCTACTGTGTGGATGACAGCGCCCGGCCCACAGACCCCCCTGCCAGCTTCCGCCTCTCTCAGTCCAAGTCCATCCACAATTTCGCTGCTGAAACTGAAGAGCTTAAGCAGCGCTGGCTCAAAGTCATTCGAGTGGCAGTGCTGGGAGAGATGCCAGAGTGCCCTCAGACCAACGACGGCAATGCCAACATGatggacaacaacaacacacaagaGGCGGGTAACGATAGCTCATAA